The Takifugu rubripes chromosome 16, fTakRub1.2, whole genome shotgun sequence genome contains the following window.
AAAACTAAATATTTTGGTGGcacaattttaaaaatgctCCCAGACTGGCTTTTGAAAATGAATCCAATTCATTCCTCTGAAAGGCTGGCTGATGTTCGGCTGTAATGAATAATCGTGccgtttgtttttgtgttgctaGCTTTGCTATAAAACAGTAATCATAACAGAATTGCCCAGTGATGAAGACGGCTCTTTGTTAAACGCCTCTCTGGTGCTATTAAAGGTAACACGCCATGTGAGTTAGCTTATTATTTTACAGAATTTTTGGTTTCAGCCTCTTGCCCTTGTGCTTTGTTTGCGTTCGGCTCTCCAAACAGAGAGGCCCCTCTCCGCTCGGCTTAACACGTTTTGCTTTCTTTTATCAAGTTCAGCTTCCTCCAGGCTAATATTCAGACATGCTGCTGTGTTATTTATTCATGAGAGCAGCGAAGGTGGATTTCCTGCAGGCCGTTACGGTGGCCGGCTTTCAAAACAGAAACAGCTCTAGAAGAGAGGAAACCCAAAGAAATCAATCAAGTGGAAACAGAAGCTCAGCTAAAGCTAATCTAAATGTGAGTGATGTTAACGCTCTCCCTGCGCATTTATGAACTATTGAGGACATAGATTTCCCAGTATAGAATGAGGTTTTCTTCCTGGTgactcaaaaacaaacatggccAGAAACGAAGCGCGGCGCCTGTATTGTgcagcgccgcggcgccgcagAGTAAAGCGGGTGTGAAACCAGGCGTTTTTACTCCTTTCTTGTCTGAACAAAGCTGGATAAAAGCTCAGGAGGTGCCGACTCATACGTGATCTTCCCCgttttaaatgatttcatgCACTAAATCCTCAGCTCAACCTAAACTGATGCTGTTTTTGCCCCCAGTATGTTGAGCATAATAACGTGTGTCTTGAGACATACATCAGGCCCGAGAGGAAAGGCCATCCTGACGCACTCTCGTAACGTGCACGGCGTGTTCTGTCCCATCACTAGCGACACACGCTATATTTGAGCCAAGCTGACATATTGCTTGTCTCATATCCAGTTAAGAGAGATGTGTGCACTGGAAATGGTTATATGGCCCAGCAGTGCTGACATcgttctctctccttcctctctgcccccccccccccaacccccccttctctcgcttcctcatttgtttttccaggctGAGGTCTGGCCGGCGCGTGGCAGAAGAACTGGGCAGGATGGCTCTTCAGCCCAGTGTGAGGATCTCCCCCCAGGGATGCCGGCATTGGACGCAAGGCCTCTCGGGCCGCTGACCTGCTGCCTTCCATGATTTATGGCGACTCGTGCTCCACTGCagactcctctcctctcctccgcacTCGCTGCCTCCGGGACGCTGCAGGATTGAGAAAGGCGCCGCGCACGCCGCAGCACCGTCCAGGGAGGACGTCCTGCCACCGCCGCTGCTGCAGACAGCTCTCCGTAGGGTCCCTGGCAAAAAACAAACGGCGTCATAAACAATTCCGCTCCGGAGTCCTGCGGCCTGTCGGTCGGACAACGTGCACTCTGCGAGCATCAGTCAAGGCGCGTTAGCTTTAGAGCGGGCCGTGTTGCTACCGCTAACGCTGAgggatggagcagcaggagcgcgCCGACTAACAAGCTGACGATCCCGTTTCCTCCTGGTCTGAGAGCTTCGGCACATCCCTGCTGACtccacactgtaaaaaaaaaaaaaccaaaaacatcctCAGgactattttaaaaaagaggcagaagTCTGTGGACACCAGAGCTGCCGGAGGGCATTAACTCCTGGTGTTTAATCTCCAGCTGTGGAGTTGTGTTCAACTCTCAGATTAGTGAGGATCAGCTCTGGATCAGCAAGAGCGACCCTGCAGGTGCCCTCACCATGGTGTTGCCACCCCCTGACAAACGCCACGTGTGCCTGACCACCATCGTCATTATGACCAGCATGGCCTTCATGGACGCCTACCTGGTGGAGCAGAACCAGGGTCCCAGAAAGATCGGTGTGTGCATTATCGTGCTGGTAGGTGACGTCTGTTTCCTCATAGTGCTGCGATACGTGGCGGTATGGGTCGGCGCCGAGGTGCGCACTGCACGAAGAGGTTACGCCATGATCCTCTggtttttgtacatttttgttCTGGAGATCAAGCTCTACTTTGTTTTCCAGAACTGCAAGGCAGACCGGAAGAGTTTGGAGACAGTAGCTCGGAAGGCTTTGACGTTATTATTATCCGTATGTGTGCCGGGCTTGTATCTGGTCCTGGTTGCTCTGGATAGTATGGAATATGTAAGAACTTTCCGGAAGAAGGAGGACATGAGGAGCCGTCTGTTCTGGGTGGCTCTGGatctcctggacctgctggacatcCAGGCCAACCTCTGGGAGCCCCAGCGGACCGGCCTGCCCATCTGGGCCGAAGGCCTGATGTTCTTCTACTGCTAcatcctgctgctcatcctGCCGTGCGTGTCGCTCAGCGAGATCACCATGCAGGGCGAGCACATGACGCCCCAGAAGATGATGCTCTACCCCGTCCTGAGCCTGGTCACCATCAACGTGGTCACCATCCTCATACGGGGGGTCAACATGGTGCTGTTCCAGGACAGCCGCGTCTCCACCATTTTCGTAGGCAAGAACGTGGTGGCCATAGCCACAAAGGCCTCTACTTTCCTGGAGTACCGCAAGCAGGTCAAGGAGTTCCCGCACCCGCAGAACGCCATGGcgatggagctgcagcagaactccgTTGGCCACGCGCAGCCCAACGCCACCACCCTGCCGCACGAACCTTCACCGGCCCAGGACGCCATCGACACATGACCGCCCGCGGCGGACGCCGGGCCGCCTCGCGCGGCTTTTCCTCCGGGGATCCAGACGGATCAGAGAAATCAGCTCCTGTCGTGCTCCCGCGGACTCTTGGGAAACCGAAACGAGACATTTTTCAGCATCACCTGCCTGTCAGAACAAACCGCGCTTGACCGCGAGCGGCGCCTCGCCTGCGGACTCTGGTCAAGGTTTTTAttgtgctgttgtgtttttaattgttcTTAAAAGATCAAACGTTATTAAGATACGATCTGCGGACATCGTGCGTCGGGAAACGAACAGTTGCCCTCCTCGATCCCCCGGGACACACACTTGTGTTTCTAAAGGTCACCAGACAGCGTGAAGCCCTGAGGGAGCAGGCGAGCAGGACGCCAGGCGGGTCGATGACGGAGGCTGGACGGGCCGTGTTGGACCTTGAAttctttttatctctttttttggtcatcCTGAGAAGAATCTGCCTGCAGCAGATCTCAGAAGGGCACCTCCTGCGTTTgtctgcgtgggtgtgtgtgtgtgtgtgtgtgtgtgtgtgtgtgtgtgtgtgtgtgtgtgtgtgtgtgtgttggtcacaGGAAGTTTCGTTTATGCTTTGGAGCAGACGTCAGAGGTGGGAAAAAGATAGATGGGGGGCGAGTTTATGTTTTACTGCACATTCCTCTAAATTTAGTTCAAGCCTTGAAGTTTGAGAATGCAGAAAATCGACACAAGAAAACAGAATTTACAAAAGATCAAAAACGACCACATacaatatttaaacaaatattttattattatgatgattattattattctttaatTGTTGGAGACCAgtgttttaataaaactgttATTAAAATCAAACTGAAGCTcgttctctcttcttctttggcTGAAATATTCATCCAACTCACCAACGTAACTTTGACCTTGGAAAATACGATAAACTATCACAAAATTCTGCCGCTATTTGTCAGGTTTCTTGGCTATTTTATCGATGTGGCTTCTGAGGAGAGGTTTACCACCGAGCGTCTCCTCCACCcgagaggaggagacggaggagaaggaggagaaggaggaggagaaggacgaggagaaggaggagaaggaggaggagaaggacgaagaggagaaggatgaggagaaggaggaggaggagaaggacgaggaggagaaggatgaggagaaggaggagaaggaggaggagaaggaggagaaggcggaggaggagaaggacgaggagaaggaagagaagaggaggaggagaaggaggagaaggacgaggagaaggacgaggagaaggaggaggaggagaaggaggaggaggagaaggacgaggAGAAGTATGAGGagtagaaggaggaggaagagaaggaggaggagaaggaggaggaggagaaggaggagtagaaggaggaggaggaggaggaagagaaggaggaggagaaggaggaggagaaggagaaggtgggggaagaggaggggagaaggaggaggagaaggaggaggaggagaaggtgggggaggaggaggaggagaaggtgggggaggaggaggaggagaaggaggaggaggcaaggAGCCACAAGAAAGGCCACTCCAGCCCTGACAGGTTATCTGCTGGCTCAGCGCTCCGGGACGACCCTGAACATGCCGCAGTCCATTACCAATAACTGTTGAATGATCCCAGCGGCCACAACagcttcttcatcatcatcatcatcatcaccatcgtcttcatcatcttcatcatgtcCTCGGTCACATATCGGTTGTATTCTGTATTTCAGCGGAGCCAGCCTAGACCGGAACGGACTGGAAAACCACCCGACGCCGTGACGTTAAAGGTGCTATTCGGGGAACCTTTTTTGGAGTGTGAACATTCCGACAGTTCCCGAACGTAGCAAACACACACGGCAATGGGCGGAATtccatttttattatttttgcttgGTCAGTGAATTCCACTCGGAATATTTGCTTGGCTGTAACGCAAAGAGGGATTTCTGCTGCAACACACGGAGGGAGACCGGAGGAGCCTCGTCACACCAACGCCGCATCCACAACATGAggactttgtgtcttttttcctgtttttttttttttttcctgccaaacAGGATCCTGGCCAAAGCCCCCTTTGGAATCCC
Protein-coding sequences here:
- the tmem121ab gene encoding transmembrane protein 121Ab isoform X1 → MVLPPPDKRHVCLTTIVIMTSMAFMDAYLVEQNQGPRKIGVCIIVLVGDVCFLIVLRYVAVWVGAEVRTARRGYAMILWFLYIFVLEIKLYFVFQNCKADRKSLETVARKALTLLLSVCVPGLYLVLVALDSMEYVRTFRKKEDMRSRLFWVALDLLDLLDIQANLWEPQRTGLPIWAEGLMFFYCYILLLILPCVSLSEITMQGEHMTPQKMMLYPVLSLVTINVVTILIRGVNMVLFQDSRVSTIFVGKNVVAIATKASTFLEYRKQVKEFPHPQNAMAMELQQNSVGHAQPNATTLPHEPSPAQDAIDT
- the tmem121ab gene encoding transmembrane protein 121Ab isoform X2, with protein sequence MVLPPPDKRHVCLTTIVIMTSMAFMDAYLVEQNQGPRKIGVCIIVLNCKADRKSLETVARKALTLLLSVCVPGLYLVLVALDSMEYVRTFRKKEDMRSRLFWVALDLLDLLDIQANLWEPQRTGLPIWAEGLMFFYCYILLLILPCVSLSEITMQGEHMTPQKMMLYPVLSLVTINVVTILIRGVNMVLFQDSRVSTIFVGKNVVAIATKASTFLEYRKQVKEFPHPQNAMAMELQQNSVGHAQPNATTLPHEPSPAQDAIDT